One part of the Cyclobacteriaceae bacterium genome encodes these proteins:
- a CDS encoding GlmU family protein: MNIVLFDDPSIRIQLLPFTFTRPVAKMRVGILTIDEKWQKLIGTKPSSLTEEYLSAKFPVNQTDDNLLINGALCPDENLVHALKGLSKGSGLIKNGIRLALRAEKASLDHFEKANLIEYEGNVTLIDQVWKIFQQNAAQLRADFKLITAGRKSQGVQDKHTIRYHEENIFVEEGVTIRAAVLNAEDGPIYLGKNSVIQEGALIKGPFALCEGSHVNMGGKMRGDSTIGPYSKVGGEITNSVIFGYSNKAHDGFLGNSVLGEWCNLGADTNTSNLKNNYENVKIWSYAKGGFADTGLQFCGLMMGDHSKAGINTMFNTGTVVGVSANIFGDGFPRTFIPSFAWGGASGFSTFQLAKAFDTAQKVMARRNLSLDEVEKKILKHIFESTAGNRIWEKK; this comes from the coding sequence ATGAATATTGTCTTGTTTGACGACCCTTCCATTCGAATTCAGTTGCTGCCCTTCACCTTTACCAGACCTGTAGCAAAAATGCGGGTGGGTATACTTACCATTGATGAGAAATGGCAAAAGTTGATTGGAACTAAACCTTCTTCTCTTACCGAAGAATATCTGTCAGCAAAGTTTCCGGTGAACCAAACCGATGACAATCTCCTGATTAATGGAGCGCTTTGTCCGGATGAAAACCTAGTGCATGCGTTGAAAGGCCTTTCCAAGGGTTCCGGACTTATTAAAAACGGTATCCGGTTAGCACTTCGTGCCGAAAAAGCTAGCTTGGATCACTTTGAAAAAGCTAATCTCATTGAATACGAAGGAAATGTTACCCTGATTGATCAGGTTTGGAAAATCTTTCAGCAAAATGCTGCGCAACTGCGGGCAGATTTTAAACTGATAACCGCAGGTAGAAAATCGCAGGGCGTACAGGATAAACACACTATACGATACCATGAAGAAAATATTTTTGTTGAAGAAGGAGTAACCATACGTGCTGCGGTATTAAATGCCGAAGATGGCCCCATTTACCTTGGGAAAAATTCTGTCATACAGGAGGGTGCGCTGATAAAAGGCCCCTTTGCACTGTGCGAAGGTTCGCATGTAAACATGGGCGGAAAGATGCGGGGTGATTCTACCATAGGCCCTTACTCAAAAGTTGGAGGAGAAATCACCAACTCCGTTATTTTTGGCTATAGCAATAAAGCACACGATGGTTTTTTAGGAAACAGTGTTTTGGGTGAATGGTGCAACCTGGGCGCTGACACGAACACATCGAACCTGAAGAACAATTACGAGAATGTTAAAATCTGGAGTTATGCCAAAGGTGGGTTTGCCGATACAGGTTTGCAATTTTGCGGATTGATGATGGGCGACCACAGTAAAGCTGGCATTAATACCATGTTTAACACGGGCACCGTAGTGGGTGTGTCGGCAAATATTTTTGGCGATGGATTTCCGCGCACGTTTATTCCTTCTTTTGCCTGGGGAGGGGCCAGCGGCTTCTCCACGTTTCAACTGGCCAAGGCTTTTGATACCGCACAAAAAGTTATGGCCAGGCGAAATCTTTCATTGGATGAAGTGGAGAAAAAAATATTGAAACATATTTTTGAATCAACGGCAGGTAACAGAATTTGGGAAAAGAAGTAA
- a CDS encoding DNA polymerase III subunit delta, with product MKFSAVPGLSTIKNLLVDSIRSKHAAHAQLFAGTEGALNLPLALAFATYLHCEQKGDDACGTCKACSKSLKYIHPDTHFVFPVNNVKNDKDEDRFKAETLKSWRSFLMEQPFGNLADWIGYYGGEDKQAFISRDESREIIKTLSLKPFESPVKVMIIWQPELMHPSAANGILKILEEPTPNTYFILVTNAADQLLPTIISRTQIISVPLLHDSEVQSYLTDQSVEPKKAAHLTQLAEGNLNLALKLIDNEEDDHAQRFAEWMRACFKKNFAGLVALSDEYHNLDKLAQRNMMQYSMNMIREVLLQKSGATAIQRSQGEERKFIQDFSKVMDVKKIEQAYRMLNDASYHLERNGSAKMIFMDLSLQLARVINP from the coding sequence ATGAAGTTCAGTGCTGTTCCAGGTTTATCAACAATAAAAAATTTACTTGTTGATTCGATAAGAAGTAAACATGCCGCGCATGCTCAACTTTTTGCGGGGACAGAGGGTGCCTTAAACCTTCCCCTGGCATTAGCCTTTGCTACTTACCTCCATTGCGAACAAAAAGGCGATGATGCCTGTGGTACGTGTAAAGCCTGCAGCAAAAGCCTCAAGTACATCCACCCCGACACGCACTTTGTCTTTCCGGTAAACAATGTAAAAAACGATAAGGATGAAGACCGCTTCAAAGCTGAAACCCTTAAATCGTGGCGATCATTTTTAATGGAGCAGCCGTTCGGTAACCTTGCCGATTGGATTGGTTATTATGGAGGTGAGGATAAGCAAGCTTTTATTTCGCGCGATGAAAGCAGGGAAATCATAAAAACACTTTCACTCAAACCATTTGAGAGCCCGGTTAAAGTAATGATCATCTGGCAACCCGAACTGATGCACCCCTCGGCAGCGAACGGTATTCTTAAAATACTGGAGGAGCCCACCCCAAACACCTACTTTATATTAGTGACCAACGCAGCCGACCAGTTGCTGCCCACGATTATATCCCGTACACAAATAATTTCTGTACCACTATTGCACGATAGTGAAGTACAATCCTATTTAACTGATCAATCCGTTGAACCAAAAAAGGCAGCGCATCTCACCCAACTGGCTGAGGGCAATCTTAATTTAGCATTAAAACTAATCGACAATGAAGAAGATGACCATGCCCAGCGCTTTGCTGAGTGGATGCGTGCTTGCTTTAAGAAAAACTTTGCCGGCCTGGTAGCGCTGTCGGATGAATACCACAACCTGGACAAGTTAGCCCAGCGCAATATGATGCAATACAGCATGAATATGATTCGGGAAGTGCTACTGCAAAAATCAGGAGCCACAGCAATTCAACGTTCGCAAGGCGAGGAAAGAAAATTTATTCAGGACTTCAGCAAAGTTATGGATGTAAAAAAAATAGAGCAGGCATACCGCATGTTAAATGATGCCAGCTACCACCTTGAACGCAACGGAAGCGCTAAAATGATTTTTATGGATCTTTCGCTGCAACTCGCCCGGGTGATTAATCCCTGA
- a CDS encoding biliverdin-producing heme oxygenase, with amino-acid sequence MKPLKEATAEKHKQAERMPFNIRMFRAQLTKEEYLLYLIQQAKIFEAIEQKGTPHPSLNRYDRVQADIQELQPTDGFQHEVLEGTRAYADYLKTLNAEEVLPHVYLNYLALMYGGQMMKKSVPSMGRMYDFDNMQEALLAIRSVQKDEWADEVNKGFDFLINIFDELEKVTVQS; translated from the coding sequence ATGAAGCCACTGAAAGAAGCCACAGCCGAAAAGCACAAACAAGCCGAACGAATGCCCTTTAACATACGTATGTTCCGGGCACAACTGACCAAAGAAGAGTACTTGCTATACCTCATTCAGCAAGCCAAAATATTTGAGGCTATTGAACAAAAGGGTACCCCGCACCCAAGCCTGAACCGTTACGATCGTGTGCAGGCGGACATCCAGGAATTACAGCCAACTGACGGATTCCAACACGAGGTACTTGAAGGTACACGCGCTTATGCCGATTATTTGAAAACTTTAAATGCGGAAGAAGTATTGCCCCACGTATACTTGAATTACCTGGCTTTAATGTATGGTGGGCAAATGATGAAAAAGTCGGTACCCTCAATGGGGCGCATGTACGATTTTGATAACATGCAGGAAGCTTTACTGGCCATTCGCAGCGTGCAAAAAGATGAATGGGCTGACGAAGTGAACAAAGGCTTTGATTTCCTGATCAACATTTTTGACGAGTTGGAAAAGGTAACGGTGCAGTCTTAA
- a CDS encoding YifB family Mg chelatase-like AAA ATPase encodes MLAKTYGCAVFGVDARTITVEVNVGQGTRFWMSGLPDSAIKESEHRIESAVKQFRYFMPREKTVVNLAPADIRKEGSAYDLPIALCVLKASGQIQTERLEDFVIMGELALDGTLRPIKGVLPIAIQARNEGVKGFILPKDNEREAAIVDGLAVYGVANLREAIDFLESSVALQPVQVSAKEIFSSQLNNYDSDFSDVQGQENIKRAMEIAAAGGHNVIMIGPPGAGKTMLAKRLPTILPPLSLNEALETTKIHSVAGKLNRDMALVATRPFRSPHHTISDVALVGGGGNPQPGEISLAHNGVLFLDELPEFKRTVLEVMRQPMEERRVTISRAKVSIDYPANFMLVASMNPCPCGYYNHPEKECVCAPGVVQRYLSRVSGPLLDRIDLHVEVVPVSFDEMTARRSEETSEQIRHRVIYAREAQARRFSNQKDIYCNAMMPSNMVKEICIINDPGRSLLKTAMEKLGLSARAYDRILKVSRTIADLASSDEIRVEHLAEAIQYRSLDREGWAG; translated from the coding sequence ATGCTGGCAAAAACCTACGGTTGTGCGGTGTTTGGTGTAGATGCCCGGACGATTACCGTAGAAGTTAACGTAGGGCAAGGCACCCGGTTTTGGATGAGTGGCCTTCCGGATAGCGCCATCAAAGAAAGTGAGCACCGTATTGAATCAGCGGTGAAACAGTTCCGTTATTTTATGCCACGCGAAAAAACCGTGGTTAACCTGGCACCGGCCGATATCCGCAAAGAAGGTTCTGCTTACGATTTGCCCATTGCGCTTTGTGTGCTGAAGGCATCCGGCCAAATCCAGACTGAGCGCCTCGAAGATTTTGTAATCATGGGCGAGCTTGCGTTGGATGGTACCCTTCGCCCGATAAAAGGTGTTTTACCCATTGCCATACAAGCCCGTAACGAAGGAGTTAAAGGGTTCATTTTACCAAAAGACAATGAACGCGAAGCGGCTATTGTTGATGGACTTGCTGTATATGGCGTGGCTAACCTTCGTGAAGCAATCGATTTTCTCGAATCGTCCGTTGCCCTTCAGCCGGTTCAGGTTAGCGCCAAAGAAATTTTTTCTTCCCAACTCAACAATTATGATTCTGACTTTAGCGATGTGCAGGGTCAGGAAAATATTAAGCGTGCCATGGAGATTGCGGCTGCCGGTGGTCACAACGTAATTATGATTGGCCCACCCGGGGCGGGAAAAACCATGCTGGCTAAACGGTTGCCTACCATACTACCTCCACTTTCTTTAAATGAAGCCCTTGAAACCACCAAAATACATTCGGTTGCCGGTAAACTTAACCGCGACATGGCGTTGGTTGCCACAAGGCCTTTCCGTTCGCCCCATCATACTATTTCAGATGTTGCCTTGGTAGGTGGGGGAGGTAATCCCCAACCAGGCGAAATTTCATTGGCCCATAACGGTGTTTTGTTTTTGGATGAACTGCCTGAATTCAAGCGTACTGTACTTGAGGTTATGCGGCAGCCCATGGAAGAGCGCAGGGTAACGATTTCACGCGCAAAAGTTTCTATTGATTACCCGGCCAATTTTATGCTGGTGGCCAGCATGAACCCGTGCCCTTGTGGTTACTACAACCATCCTGAAAAGGAATGTGTGTGCGCACCCGGTGTTGTGCAACGCTACCTGAGCCGTGTAAGCGGCCCTTTGCTGGATCGGATTGACCTGCATGTAGAAGTTGTTCCGGTAAGCTTTGATGAAATGACGGCCAGGCGAAGTGAGGAAACGAGCGAACAGATTCGCCACCGTGTGATTTATGCCCGCGAAGCACAAGCCAGACGCTTTTCCAATCAAAAGGATATTTACTGCAACGCCATGATGCCCTCCAACATGGTGAAAGAAATATGCATCATAAACGACCCCGGGCGAAGCTTGCTTAAAACTGCTATGGAAAAACTGGGGCTTTCTGCCCGCGCTTACGACCGCATATTGAAAGTATCCCGTACCATTGCCGATCTGGCCTCATCCGATGAAATACGGGTTGAACATCTGGCTGAGGCCATTCAATACCGGAGCCTTGACCGGGAGGGCTGGGCAGGATAA
- a CDS encoding ABC transporter ATP-binding protein → MKIYLRILQYAPGHLTRIVKFFLYAIFGVIFSAGYLALTMPMLKILFDPVVSATVPGLPEKFELTKAFAEQTFNHYFIAIVQQYGPHTTLLIICIGIVVLIILGNTLRYLERLTASRIKVDVVKNMRMDIFSKVSNLDIGYFNNQRKGDLMSRFTNDMAEVEASVVNSLKSVLKEPITLIVYLGVLFTISYKLTLFTLILLPVTGGLVAEIIKRLKRKAKQSQESMGRIVNILDETFGGMRVIKAFNARNFILKKIDDETSYHRKVNLSIARKNELSSPLSEVLGVIIVAIILYYGGNLVLGGTGELQPQEFMGFLVFYASMIQPAKNFSNGITSLQKGTVAADRIFRIIDTEPSIKNKPGAIHINEFKQCIEFKGVGFAYGTDMVLRNINLKIERGKTVALVGPSGGGKSTLADLIPRFYDPTQGEVLLDGKALRDYDLESLRGLMGVVTQESILFNDTIFNNIAFGMENVKEEDVIHAAKVANAHDFIIQTEEGYQTSIGERGSKLSGGQRQRLAIARAVLKNPPILILDEATSALDSESERLVQDALTNLMKNRTSIVIAHRLSTIQHADEIVVLQDGQIAERGKHDELVRQNGLYKKLSEIQKA, encoded by the coding sequence ATGAAGATTTACCTAAGGATTTTGCAGTATGCTCCAGGGCATTTAACACGGATTGTAAAGTTTTTCCTCTACGCCATTTTTGGCGTGATTTTCAGTGCTGGGTACCTGGCCCTAACTATGCCCATGCTCAAAATCCTGTTCGATCCGGTAGTGAGTGCCACTGTTCCCGGTTTGCCGGAAAAATTTGAGTTAACAAAAGCTTTTGCCGAACAAACGTTTAATCACTACTTCATTGCTATTGTACAGCAATATGGTCCACATACCACATTGTTGATCATCTGCATTGGCATTGTGGTATTGATCATTCTCGGCAATACGTTGCGTTACCTTGAGCGCTTAACGGCATCACGCATTAAGGTTGATGTGGTAAAAAACATGCGAATGGATATTTTCAGTAAAGTATCAAACCTTGATATTGGATATTTCAACAACCAGCGGAAGGGTGATTTAATGTCGCGGTTCACGAATGATATGGCCGAAGTTGAAGCATCGGTCGTGAACAGTTTAAAATCTGTGTTGAAGGAGCCCATCACATTGATTGTATACCTTGGTGTATTGTTTACGATTTCATACAAGCTAACACTATTCACGCTTATCCTTTTGCCTGTAACGGGTGGCCTGGTGGCCGAAATCATTAAACGGCTAAAGCGGAAGGCGAAGCAAAGCCAGGAATCGATGGGCAGGATTGTGAATATACTGGATGAAACATTTGGTGGCATGCGCGTTATCAAGGCTTTTAACGCACGCAACTTTATCTTGAAAAAAATTGATGACGAAACCAGTTATCACCGAAAGGTAAATTTATCGATAGCACGCAAAAACGAACTCTCTTCTCCGTTATCGGAAGTGTTGGGTGTAATTATCGTAGCGATTATTCTTTACTATGGCGGTAACCTGGTATTGGGTGGCACGGGTGAATTGCAACCGCAAGAGTTCATGGGCTTTTTGGTGTTTTATGCTTCTATGATTCAGCCCGCAAAAAATTTCTCTAATGGAATAACCTCATTACAAAAAGGAACGGTTGCTGCCGATAGGATTTTCAGGATTATCGACACAGAGCCCTCCATAAAAAACAAACCCGGTGCTATCCATATAAATGAGTTTAAACAGTGCATCGAATTCAAAGGTGTAGGTTTTGCCTATGGCACTGACATGGTGTTGAGAAATATTAACCTGAAAATTGAGCGTGGTAAAACCGTTGCCCTGGTGGGTCCATCAGGTGGAGGTAAATCCACATTGGCCGATCTTATACCCAGATTTTATGATCCCACGCAGGGTGAAGTGTTGTTGGATGGTAAAGCCTTGCGCGATTATGATCTTGAATCGTTGCGCGGGCTGATGGGCGTAGTTACACAAGAATCCATCTTGTTCAACGATACCATATTCAACAACATTGCTTTTGGTATGGAGAATGTAAAAGAAGAAGATGTGATCCATGCTGCCAAGGTGGCCAATGCACATGATTTTATTATTCAAACAGAAGAAGGCTACCAAACTTCTATTGGTGAACGCGGTTCAAAACTCTCGGGCGGCCAACGACAACGCCTTGCGATTGCGCGGGCTGTGTTAAAGAACCCACCCATTCTTATATTGGATGAGGCCACCTCAGCCCTTGATTCTGAATCTGAACGGTTGGTGCAGGATGCTTTAACCAACCTGATGAAGAACCGCACATCGATAGTGATTGCACACCGGTTAAGTACCATTCAGCATGCCGATGAAATTGTGGTGTTGCAGGACGGGCAAATTGCCGAACGGGGTAAACACGATGAACTGGTGCGTCAAAACGGCTTGTATAAGAAGTTAAGTGAAATACAAAAGGCTTAG
- a CDS encoding type B 50S ribosomal protein L31 — protein MKKDIHPDYQEVVFHDTSSDFKFKTRSTVKTKETITWEDGKEYPLVKVEVSSASHPFFTGKKLFVDTAGRVEKFQKKYQKKS, from the coding sequence ATGAAAAAGGACATACACCCAGACTATCAGGAAGTTGTTTTCCACGATACTTCAAGCGATTTTAAGTTTAAAACACGCTCTACCGTTAAAACCAAGGAAACTATTACCTGGGAAGACGGCAAAGAATACCCATTGGTTAAAGTGGAAGTTAGTTCTGCTTCCCATCCCTTCTTTACCGGCAAGAAGTTGTTTGTGGACACTGCAGGCCGTGTGGAGAAATTCCAAAAGAAATACCAAAAGAAATCTTAA
- a CDS encoding DUF2927 domain-containing protein, whose protein sequence is MIGFISCTIRITRKFLVITIPVSILFTFYSCSDPEVKPDQLTAYQREVIDYFVDVTLGFEFGSVSRVTRKWKTEVKVFIGGDKSNEMLNELDRIIAELEGLTELTFSITQDTLQSNFYIYLGTATGFVQRIPFAQPHVASNWGLFYVYFNGSNEIYSAVMYVDTQRATQANARKHLLREEFTQALGLARDSNKYPQSIFFQQWSTTTEYAPIDRDIIRLLYHPSVITGMNEAAVRNLLKNLVKELEIGV, encoded by the coding sequence ATGATCGGCTTCATTTCTTGCACTATCAGAATTACCCGAAAGTTTTTAGTAATCACCATACCGGTATCAATACTGTTTACATTTTATAGTTGTTCTGATCCCGAAGTAAAGCCAGATCAGCTCACTGCCTACCAAAGGGAGGTTATTGATTATTTTGTTGATGTAACGCTTGGTTTTGAGTTTGGAAGTGTATCGCGCGTTACCCGAAAATGGAAGACAGAAGTTAAGGTTTTTATTGGTGGTGATAAAAGTAATGAAATGCTTAACGAGTTGGATCGGATTATAGCTGAACTTGAAGGGCTTACTGAACTTACGTTTTCCATAACGCAGGATACGCTTCAATCTAATTTTTACATCTATCTCGGAACGGCAACCGGATTTGTTCAACGAATACCTTTCGCCCAGCCACACGTAGCTTCAAATTGGGGGTTGTTTTATGTTTATTTTAACGGATCGAATGAAATTTATTCGGCTGTGATGTATGTGGACACACAACGTGCCACGCAAGCCAACGCCCGCAAACATTTACTGCGTGAAGAATTTACACAGGCACTCGGCCTTGCACGCGATTCGAACAAGTATCCTCAAAGTATATTTTTTCAACAATGGTCAACAACAACTGAGTATGCCCCAATCGATCGGGATATTATAAGACTATTATACCATCCATCAGTAATTACCGGAATGAACGAAGCAGCCGTCCGCAACCTGTTAAAGAACCTGGTGAAGGAACTGGAAATTGGGGTTTAA
- a CDS encoding peptidylprolyl isomerase produces MNRVLTSFLIVSFIVTSCAQKKNHDYVITIKTNYGDMVAILYDETPKHKANFIKLAKEKYYDSLLFHRVIEEFMIQGGDPNSKKAQPGQSLGNGGPGYTVDAEFNPKFFHEKGAFSAARLGDQANPTKASSGSQFYIVQGKKFSDDELTQLEQAARYNRKNQALREVLFMPEYESVRNLVIRKQQEGDGEWLGAFFEKSDTLIQKVKKDYREFSFSNEQKTRYKEVGGSPHLDGDYTVFGKVIKGLEVIDKIAAVQKGPGDRPAEDIRMFITVEEMPKAKIEKTYGYKYPESK; encoded by the coding sequence ATGAACCGTGTCCTTACTTCCTTTCTGATCGTATCGTTTATTGTTACCAGTTGTGCCCAAAAGAAAAATCACGACTATGTTATCACTATCAAAACCAATTACGGTGATATGGTGGCCATTCTTTATGATGAAACACCCAAGCATAAAGCAAACTTCATTAAGCTTGCCAAAGAAAAATATTATGACAGCCTGTTGTTTCACCGGGTAATTGAAGAGTTTATGATCCAGGGAGGTGACCCAAATTCCAAAAAAGCGCAACCCGGTCAATCGTTAGGCAATGGCGGGCCTGGCTATACCGTTGATGCCGAATTCAACCCGAAATTTTTTCATGAGAAAGGTGCCTTTTCAGCCGCGCGTTTAGGCGATCAGGCTAATCCCACCAAGGCCAGCAGCGGAAGTCAGTTTTACATTGTCCAGGGCAAAAAGTTTTCGGACGATGAATTAACCCAATTGGAACAGGCTGCCCGCTATAACCGTAAAAACCAGGCCTTACGCGAAGTACTTTTCATGCCTGAATATGAAAGTGTGCGCAACCTGGTTATCCGCAAACAACAAGAAGGTGATGGTGAATGGCTGGGGGCTTTCTTTGAAAAATCTGACACCCTCATTCAAAAAGTTAAAAAAGACTACCGCGAATTTTCATTCAGCAACGAACAAAAGACACGTTACAAAGAAGTTGGCGGCTCGCCCCACCTGGATGGCGACTACACCGTGTTTGGTAAGGTTATAAAAGGACTTGAGGTTATTGATAAAATCGCAGCCGTACAAAAAGGCCCTGGCGACCGCCCGGCAGAAGACATTCGCATGTTTATTACGGTTGAAGAAATGCCAAAAGCCAAAATCGAAAAAACGTACGGATACAAATATCCTGAAAGCAAATAA
- the lpcA gene encoding D-sedoheptulose 7-phosphate isomerase: MDNRHIITTELQQSATVLENFLNEPANYLKIDEAANAMIHAVNKGGKIIACGNGGSHCVAMHFAEELTGRYRENRNPIPALSISDPGHMSCVGNEYGYDFIFSRFVDAIGQPNDVLLAVSTSGNSANVIQAAQSAKAKGMKVIALTGKNGGKLASHADVEIRVPHFGFADRIHEIHYKIVHVLIVLLEKHV; encoded by the coding sequence ATGGACAACCGTCATATTATTACAACGGAACTGCAACAGTCGGCCACCGTTCTTGAGAATTTTTTGAACGAGCCTGCCAATTACCTGAAGATAGATGAAGCTGCAAATGCCATGATTCATGCCGTGAACAAGGGCGGTAAAATAATCGCTTGTGGTAACGGTGGATCGCATTGTGTGGCCATGCATTTTGCTGAAGAATTAACTGGCCGTTACCGCGAAAACAGGAATCCAATACCGGCCCTTTCCATTTCCGATCCGGGCCATATGTCGTGCGTGGGTAACGAGTATGGTTACGATTTTATTTTTTCACGTTTCGTTGATGCCATTGGCCAGCCTAACGATGTGTTATTGGCCGTAAGTACCAGTGGCAATTCGGCTAATGTTATCCAGGCTGCGCAATCGGCAAAAGCAAAGGGCATGAAAGTAATTGCCCTTACCGGAAAGAATGGCGGTAAACTGGCTTCGCATGCCGATGTAGAAATTCGGGTGCCCCATTTCGGCTTTGCCGACCGTATCCACGAAATCCATTACAAGATTGTCCATGTCTTAATCGTACTGCTCGAAAAGCACGTGTAA
- a CDS encoding NAD(P)-dependent oxidoreductase, protein MRVLITGANGLLGQKLIALLQQQPGVNLIATAQRPLVSALMNGEFHVLDISNQQQANLVISKTQPDVIINTAAMTNVDRCETEREACWQANVTSVEYLVEACKKNNIHLIHVSTDFIFDGKEGPLDESAIPAPVNFYGESKLAAEKLILASSISWCIVRTVLVYGVSTDMSRSNIVLWVKKSLEEGKTINVVNDQWRTPTLAEDLAMGCWLAAQKKAKGIYHVSGKDFLSPFDIAVQTAHYFNLDESLIKPTDSTQFKQPARRPLKTGFIIAKAQKELGYAPHGFSEGLAVLQSQLKN, encoded by the coding sequence ATGCGTGTACTGATTACCGGGGCAAATGGTTTACTGGGGCAAAAGTTAATTGCGTTACTTCAGCAACAACCGGGTGTGAACCTTATAGCCACCGCACAACGACCACTGGTTTCTGCCTTAATGAATGGCGAGTTTCATGTGCTTGATATTTCCAATCAGCAACAGGCTAACCTGGTGATCAGCAAAACCCAACCTGATGTGATCATTAACACAGCTGCCATGACCAATGTAGATCGCTGCGAAACCGAGCGTGAAGCTTGCTGGCAGGCAAATGTTACTTCTGTTGAATACCTGGTTGAAGCCTGCAAAAAAAATAATATCCATCTCATCCACGTTTCTACTGATTTTATTTTTGATGGTAAAGAGGGGCCTTTGGATGAATCCGCAATACCGGCCCCGGTAAATTTTTATGGCGAAAGCAAGCTGGCCGCAGAAAAACTAATTTTGGCAAGTTCTATTTCGTGGTGCATTGTTCGCACCGTTTTGGTTTACGGTGTGTCAACGGACATGAGCCGGTCCAACATTGTGCTGTGGGTAAAGAAGAGCCTGGAAGAAGGAAAAACCATAAACGTGGTAAACGATCAATGGCGCACGCCAACATTGGCCGAAGATTTAGCCATGGGTTGCTGGCTGGCCGCACAAAAAAAAGCTAAAGGTATTTACCATGTCTCTGGAAAAGATTTTTTAAGCCCGTTTGATATTGCCGTTCAAACAGCCCACTATTTTAATTTAGATGAATCGCTCATCAAACCAACCGATTCAACACAATTTAAACAACCGGCCAGAAGGCCGCTGAAAACAGGTTTCATTATTGCCAAGGCACAAAAGGAACTGGGTTATGCCCCGCACGGTTTTAGCGAAGGGTTGGCTGTTTTACAATCACAATTAAAAAATTAA